The following proteins are co-located in the Mycolicibacterium goodii genome:
- a CDS encoding restriction endonuclease, producing the protein MTRTKLCLAAGLGAALTGHLAGVGLPWAVLIGVLVPLGIAALPRFVVAVVNGARTPGPKESTAADMSGLEFEDYVARIARSCGLPVIMTPLSGDWGVDLIVGRRPHRIAIQCKRQSRPVGAGAVQEVVAGAPMQDCTATMVVSNNGFTPAARKLAELHGCELVGGDDLPRLRSILRRAAADGSPP; encoded by the coding sequence GTGACCCGGACCAAGCTCTGTCTCGCCGCGGGCCTCGGGGCGGCGCTCACCGGTCATCTCGCCGGGGTCGGCCTGCCGTGGGCGGTGCTGATCGGTGTGCTGGTGCCGCTCGGGATCGCGGCGCTGCCGCGCTTCGTCGTCGCCGTGGTGAACGGTGCGCGCACCCCCGGCCCCAAGGAGAGCACCGCGGCCGACATGTCCGGGCTGGAGTTCGAGGATTACGTCGCGCGCATCGCGAGGTCGTGCGGCCTGCCGGTCATCATGACCCCGCTCAGTGGGGACTGGGGTGTCGACCTGATCGTGGGCCGTCGGCCACACCGCATCGCGATCCAGTGCAAGCGGCAGTCCCGCCCGGTCGGGGCGGGCGCGGTACAGGAGGTGGTCGCCGGAGCGCCGATGCAGGACTGCACCGCGACGATGGTGGTGTCCAACAACGGGTTCACGCCGGCGGCACGCAAACTCGCCGAGTTGCACGGATGCGAACTCGTCGGCGGTGACGACCTGCCGCGCCTGCGGTCGATCCTGCGCCGCGCCGCGGCGGACGGATCCCCGCCCTGA
- the lat gene encoding L-lysine 6-transaminase: MTALLNTPASGPDSLDAGQTLAPELVRETLARSILADGFDFVLDLENSRGSHLVDARSGEQFLDMFTFFASSALGMNHPALADDPEFRAELAQAAVNKPSNSDIYSVPMACFVDTFRRVLGDPALPHLFFVDGGALAVENALKVAFDWKSRHNEARGIDPGLGTRVLHLRGAFHGRSGYTLSLTNTDPVKVARFPKFDWPRIDAPYVRPGLDDAGLAALEAESLRQARAAFEAYPHDIACFIAEPIQGEGGDRHLRPEFFAAMRQLCDEFDALLIFDEVQTGCGITGTPWAYQQLGVTPDVVSFGKKTQVCGVMAGRRVDEVRDNVFAVSSRINSTWGGNLVDMVRSRRILEVIERDDLLRNARDTGAYLLDELRALATRFPGLVVDPRGRGLMCAFSMPTPEDRDALVRKLWDHHVIMLPSGVNSVRFRPALTVTREDIDACLDVLRGVLGQR; encoded by the coding sequence ATGACCGCTCTGCTGAACACGCCTGCCTCCGGTCCCGACTCGCTGGACGCCGGGCAGACCCTCGCGCCCGAACTCGTCCGGGAGACGCTGGCCCGCAGCATCCTGGCCGACGGTTTCGACTTCGTGCTGGACCTGGAGAATTCCAGGGGATCGCATCTGGTCGACGCGCGATCCGGCGAGCAGTTCCTGGACATGTTCACCTTCTTCGCCTCGTCGGCGCTCGGCATGAACCATCCGGCACTGGCCGACGATCCCGAGTTCCGCGCCGAGCTGGCGCAGGCCGCGGTGAACAAGCCGAGCAACTCCGACATCTACAGCGTGCCGATGGCGTGCTTCGTCGACACCTTCCGCCGCGTGCTCGGCGACCCGGCGCTGCCGCATCTGTTCTTCGTCGACGGCGGCGCGCTCGCGGTCGAGAACGCCCTCAAGGTGGCGTTCGACTGGAAGAGCCGCCACAACGAGGCCCGCGGCATCGACCCGGGACTGGGCACCAGGGTGCTGCACCTGCGGGGCGCCTTCCACGGCCGCAGCGGCTACACGCTGTCGCTGACCAACACCGATCCGGTCAAGGTGGCCCGTTTCCCGAAGTTCGACTGGCCGCGCATCGACGCGCCCTACGTCCGGCCCGGCCTCGACGATGCGGGCCTGGCCGCGCTGGAGGCCGAGTCGCTGCGGCAGGCACGTGCCGCGTTCGAGGCGTACCCGCACGACATCGCGTGCTTCATCGCCGAACCCATCCAGGGTGAAGGCGGAGACCGCCACCTGCGGCCCGAGTTCTTCGCGGCCATGCGGCAACTGTGCGACGAGTTCGACGCGCTGCTGATCTTCGACGAGGTCCAGACCGGCTGCGGCATCACCGGAACCCCCTGGGCCTACCAGCAACTGGGCGTGACGCCCGATGTCGTCTCGTTCGGCAAGAAGACGCAGGTGTGCGGCGTCATGGCCGGGCGGCGGGTGGACGAGGTGCGCGACAACGTGTTCGCCGTGAGTTCGCGGATCAACTCGACCTGGGGCGGCAACCTGGTCGACATGGTGCGCTCGCGCCGCATCCTCGAAGTGATCGAGCGCGACGATCTGTTACGGAACGCCCGTGACACCGGTGCGTACCTGCTCGACGAATTGCGCGCGCTGGCAACGCGATTCCCCGGGCTGGTCGTCGACCCGCGCGGCCGCGGACTGATGTGCGCCTTCAGCATGCCCACGCCAGAGGACCGTGACGCGCTGGTCCGAAAGCTGTGGGACCACCACGTCATCATGCTGCCGAGCGGGGTGAATTCGGTGCGGTTCCGCCCAGCCCTCACGGTGACGCGCGAGGACATCGACGCGTGCCTCGACGTGCTGCGCGGTGTGCTCGGCCAACGCTGA
- a CDS encoding Lrp/AsnC family transcriptional regulator: MGEPDEQSLDAIDRILVRELVADGRATLAHLAAAAGLSVSAVQARVRRLESRGVVTGYAARINPEALGNMLSAFVAITPLDPSQPDDAPARLEHIPEIESCHSVAGDESYILQVRVASARALEDLLQRIRTAANVRTRSTIILQTFYTARDYIP; encoded by the coding sequence GGATGCGATCGACCGGATTCTGGTCCGCGAACTCGTGGCTGACGGGCGGGCGACGCTGGCGCACCTGGCGGCGGCGGCCGGGCTGTCGGTGTCGGCCGTGCAGGCCCGTGTGCGGCGTCTGGAGTCCCGCGGTGTGGTGACCGGGTATGCGGCACGGATCAACCCCGAAGCGTTGGGCAACATGCTCTCGGCGTTCGTCGCGATCACTCCTCTCGATCCGTCCCAACCCGATGATGCGCCTGCCCGGCTCGAGCACATCCCCGAAATCGAGTCGTGCCATTCGGTGGCCGGCGACGAGAGCTACATCCTTCAGGTCCGTGTGGCCTCTGCGCGTGCACTGGAGGACTTGCTGCAGCGGATCAGGACCGCGGCGAACGTCCGGACCCGCAGCACCATAATCTTGCAGACATTTTACACAGCTCGGGACTACATTCCGTAA